Proteins encoded by one window of Chromobacterium violaceum ATCC 12472:
- a CDS encoding DsbA family protein: MKLHYFYDPLCGWCYGASPLLQAVAALPGVSVEMHAGGMLDESEGRTITPDWRSYVMPHDKRIAQMSGQPFGDAYYDGLLNDIGAPLASNPAIAAVLAADTLGIAPLAMLARIQRAHYQEGRRIAEFAVLSELAVELGADAGAFQAAWQPAREDAEKHIDDTRRRMGQLGLRGFPSAVLEQDGRLERLELSGWFGKPAQLAAALAERLPKPAAGGDDALFCTPESCR, translated from the coding sequence ATGAAACTGCATTATTTCTACGATCCGCTGTGCGGCTGGTGCTACGGCGCCTCTCCGCTGCTGCAGGCGGTGGCCGCATTGCCGGGCGTCAGCGTGGAAATGCACGCCGGCGGCATGCTGGACGAGTCGGAAGGGCGCACCATCACCCCCGATTGGCGATCCTACGTGATGCCGCACGACAAGCGCATCGCCCAGATGAGCGGTCAGCCTTTCGGCGACGCTTACTACGATGGGTTGTTGAACGATATCGGCGCGCCGCTGGCCTCCAATCCGGCCATCGCCGCGGTGCTGGCGGCGGACACGCTGGGCATCGCGCCGCTGGCGATGCTGGCACGCATCCAGCGCGCCCACTACCAGGAAGGCCGGCGCATCGCAGAGTTCGCGGTGTTGAGCGAATTGGCGGTCGAACTGGGCGCGGATGCCGGCGCTTTCCAGGCCGCCTGGCAGCCGGCCCGCGAGGATGCCGAAAAGCACATCGACGACACGCGGCGCCGGATGGGCCAACTGGGCCTGCGCGGTTTCCCGTCGGCGGTGCTGGAGCAGGATGGCCGGCTGGAGCGCCTGGAGTTGTCGGGCTGGTTCGGCAAGCCGGCGCAACTGGCCGCGGCCTTGGCGGAACGCCTGCCCAAGCCGGCCGCG